TGGTTATTTTTGATTATTTATCAAAAATAACCATCTTAATAGTTACAGTCCAATAACGATGATGATAATTATTATATTAAATACTTCAGTTGATAAAAAGTGTTCTAGGATGGATATATTAGCTAAGCATGGGCTCTTAATGCTAGATTATGCCAGTAAGGCTACTGTGATCCTTGGATATATTAATAGGGAAATGTGAGTACAAAAGTTATATTACCCTCTCTGGTACTAGTGTTGGCATTACagaaatactgtgtccagttctggtgtcaATAATTCAAAAAAGATGTTGGTGAGTGTGAAGGATCTATATCAGAATCACAAGAATAGTTCAAGGACTGAAGCAACAACTTGCACTGAGAGAGACTCAAGAGGCTCAATCTATTTAATTTCAACAAAGAGAAGGTAAAGGAATGGCTTGATCCCCATCTGTAATTACGTTTTTTAACAGAAGTAACAGAGAACTCTTCAGCCTAGCAGATGAAAGTATTACATGATCCAACATGAGTGGAAGCTGAAACGTAAACCGGTTCAAACAAAGAGGATGGTCTTATGTAGAGTTCAGGTAATGGAGTGAAGAgccgtggttctcaaccttctttgtactgggacccatttgtaaacatcacgACCAATCCTGACCCAGGAAATAGTTTTAGGAAACTgtccccggcccggccctgcccatgcccctcactctcagcttgctgcccccagaccccagcctcccaggtgtggggtaggggggcctgcaagggaaaacccctGGTTTCCCACCTTTTCCCCTTTAAAGTTTATTTGCAGCCGTTTTACATATTCTTGcgatccacttttgggtcacaacccacaccTTGAGAAACCCTGGCTTGGACAGGGACAatcctgcatcaggcaggggggtggactcagCAACTCCTGCAAGTCCCTTCTCTAGGATGATTTCCACGACCACCTTCTGAAGTCAGAGTAACTAACTAGCTGCACCAAAACCTCTGCCGGATACCATCGCAGGTCTACACCCCAGGAAATATCAACCTTACTACGACCAGCCTGAAGGGGGAGATGCAAGTAGTGTCTATATATCCTTTGCATCTTACACAGGGTGACAAGAGGGGAACAGACAAGCAGAGGAGATACAGGTACAGGAGATATATGGTACAGGTCTCTTTAACTCGGTCAGCACAGGACATTTGGCGCTCTGTTGGCCCAGGCAGGTCGCTACAGGGTTGCCTTTGGGACCCGGAGAAAGGCTTCAAGGTGCCGCCGCATCCCCGCCCTGTTCCCGCCCCTCCCTGGCGGGCCGACGACACGCGCCAGTTTGTAGCGACACAAGATGCCGCGCTCAGGCTGCCCGTCCGCAGCGCCCCGGGCACGGCCAAGGCGAGAGTGGGGCGCGGGGTGGATCAGGGCCCCTCACTTACAGACAAGACGCAACGAGGAAACAGGAGACCAACCTGCCCCACATTCCCGCCACAATAACGGGCACACCCGCCACGCTGCTATTTATACCACTCCTCCAGGGACACGTCCGGCGTTTGTGTTACGTCACTTCCAGGCGGCCCAAGATGGAGGCCGGGCCGAGCGAGCGAGACCCGTTCCTACGGCTCCGGCGCCACTTGCGGCAGGAGGTGGAGTCGGGcgcactgctgcagccccctcaggACGGCGGCGGTGCGGCCGGTCGGTGtccgggctgggcagggcagggcagggcagggctgggcggggcggggcggggcggggaacGGGCGGGCTCGTGGGCCGGACTCGGCCGTACGACTCGCAGTGGCGCACGTCCAGACTTGCAGGGGGCTTCTTGCACCAGAAAAGCTGCTGTGTTATTCACACTCCAAACACAAACAGTGAAAGCTGAGAGCGGGCACTTTGAGAGGTGCCTTGCAGGGGAAACCCCCTCCAGGGTGTTGCTAGGCCTcccccaaggctggggattttgactgggctcTGCCAGAGCTTCGGCTGGGACCGGAGCCGGACATTCGTGGCCGCAGGGTGTTGCACCGCTGCTCAAGGTTGCCACGTTTGGGGCCAGGCGGAATTTGACCCCGTGGTCAGTTTGGTACGGACAatgggggcttttgccttcctctgtagcggggaGGAGGGGTGCCCGTCTACGCGGGCTCTCGTGAGCAggtattaacaaccttttatagaaacaGGACAGTGGTTGCTGGGATATCCCTACTTTACctctggcaggttagggtgttgtgtTGTCAGGGCTGAGCATAGTCATAACATGATTGTacaagatggtttggatagggatgatgctgcctcaggcagggactgGATTAGAtcacctttggaggtcccttccggccctacctCTTTACAGTTTCTGTGAAAAAGATTGGTATTTGTTAACCTGGCACTGGTTCTCAATGCGAGTTGTGGAAGAAATACGAAGAAGAGAATTCGTTACTTTGAGGGCTACTTGCTGTTTAGAACCAGGAGCCTTGTGCTAAGAAAAGAGGTTTAAAATGTGAAACAGTTTATGAAATATTTGCACCAGTTCAGTTTCCCTCTTATTCTGGCCATGGTGGCTAATGTTAGtcaagtcaggcagaagccagggcagagtggcacctgaCTGACACAGGCACGAGCTTTTGTGGGCAATAAGTTACTTTTCAAAATACTCGTACTTCTCTGAGCCAGTTAATCTTTAAAGTGTCACTCTACCTTGCCATCTGCCTTATGTTGCCATATGTACAGTGCCAGAATATGTGTTCTAGGCTTGATGAGTTGAGCTTTCAACACCACATGTAAATGTACTGCTACCTTCAAAACAGCCTGTTCCTCCAGTTGATCTAGTGTTTATAGACACTTGGCTCTTCGCATGATGAGAATAGTAGAAAATGTTTACGTAAATTTCTACATAATCGTTCTTTTATGGTAGCCTGCTGTGCATACAGTTAGCATAACTAAATTTGGCATGTGACATTAAATCAGTTACCTGTAGGAACATGAATATGATCTATGGGTCAGTTTGcaaacactgaaatgaatgaaaatggaagcaaagaaattagCAAGTGGAACAGTCAGCTTTACCTTTCCCTCTGTGACATTTATAGcaaatttaaatatgttttctTAATAATGGGTTTGTAAGTGGTTAAATAAAATTTTCAGTAATGTACGCAGATGTTAATTTTCTGGAAAGATACACAGACAGAGTTTACGCCTATTGTTAATGCCTTCTGTTTTTATCAAAAGACaccttgtttattttttatattatttcagGAAATGAACAGAGCCTTTTAAGTGCTTAGTCTTTAATGCAGAATATCTTTTTATGTTGAATACATCAATCTCCCAAGAAAAATGAATTAAGAAGGATTAAGTGTtacattttgtttgaaaatgaCTCTGTCCAATGACATTATAAAAGTGTAATAATATTCTTTGTTTACAGAAGAATCTACAGCACTagagaaaaaagagaagcctCTTCCCAGACTTAACATTCACTCTGCATTCTGGATTTTAGCATCCATTGCTGTGACTTActattttgaattttttaaaaccGTTAAAGAGACCATTCAGGCAGATAGGTAAGGGAGCCTCTTACCATTGAAAGTTGTGTTCATGTCTTAAGTATCATTTAGAATATACATAAAGATTTAAAATAGCAGTTACAGTAAACCTCCATCCTTGAGGCTAAAATGTAAATTTTTCAAAATCTAAAGGAAAGGATTTCTTTACTTAATAAGACTCGCTAATCTCAATGGTAGTACATTATTTTCTGCACTACCAGGTTACCATATTCATTACACTTTGGAAATGCTGCATATCCAGTTTTGCAGCGTAAAAACTCTTATTGGCTGTTTCAGATCTGTTTACAGAAATTGACATGAGTTATCttctcagctagggacagaagttatatgtaaactggtataaatgataggaaagtggtttaaatctgtaacagaacagaagttcagtgcacatctagtttcaaaatggctgaaccctgtttaagataaacctgaatggatgtagtatcagactgaactgaactgatttaggttaaactggtctatggaacttctgtcccacatctcTTCCCAATTCAGGTCATGCCCCAGTCACCCAGCATCCTAAAATGAATTGGGAGTCACATACCAGTTTCCCTCACAGGACAGGTAGGCTAGCctcagctgtgctgtctgctgtggTTGAGCTAGAGCCGGCCCCTCCCTATGGCTGTCACAGAGAGAAAACAACAATGCCTATGCTTCCGAGCTGGGTCTTGCCTGCGCCTGTCAACCTGGCATGGCaacagggggaggagaggtggagaacacagcccctggctctggtctCCAAGGGGTGCCCGTCTCTCCCCTGTTCTTCCCTTCCAGGGTCAGGCTGGCACACACCACTGacctgctgtggggagggggaaaggagtctctTCCCGCCCCTTTTCCCCCCAACTTTCTTGGCTGGCCCCTGAGGCTGGCATCTGCCTGTGTGGGGGGAGCTCCGATCTCTGTGGTTTCCCCTGACCAGCCCAGGACCTTCCTCAGCTCTGGTCTACCTAGCTGCAGGgtgactccccacccccatagctGGGTCAGCATAAATCACTGACatgcaggggggagaagggaatgaagcccccccccccatcccagtctTGGCTCCCTGAGCTGGGGTCTAATATAGAaagaaggattgggccctgctgcccagaacaagcccctggggctgcctggtgTGTCTTGCTGGCTGCCACTGGTTCTGGGCTCCAGCAGGATGTGCCAGGCAACCCAGGGGCCttgtgccaggcagtggggatgggagcTGTCCACAGAGGACAGGATTGAGCCCCACTACCTGGCACAAGTCtctggggctgcctggcacatctttctggctgctgttgctgctgggctccagcagaACATGCTGGGAGGCCCAGGGTCTTGTGTTGAGCAGCGGGACCCAATCCTGTGCTGTTTGGCACGCTCCTGACCCCACCACCTGGCACATACCTTCTGGGCTACCTGGCGTATCCTGCTGAAGCCCAGCACCAGTGACAACTGGCAAAATGTGCTGGGCAACTCTGGGAGTTTGTGCCAGGCGTTAGAAGCAGGTGCGTTCTATAGAGGACAGAATTAGGCCCCGCCACCTAATGCAAGATTCCTGGCACATCTTGCCGGCTGCCGCTGGTGCTGGGTTCTGGTGGGACACATCGGGTGTTCTGTGAGGTTTGCAGTACATGGCAAATGGAAGAGCTAAGTGATGCAGGATTGGACCCTGCTGCCTGGTGCGAGCACCCGGGCCACCCAGTGTGTTCTGGCAGAGCCCAATACCATCAAGCAGTCAGACATGCTGGACAACCGCAGGGGCTTGTGCTCAGCAGCGGGACCCAATCCTTTTTATGGAGCTGGCTAGGCAGGCAAGGAGTAGAGGCTGAGACTGGGATGGGGAGCTTTGTTCTCCCCTGCGTGTCAGTGACTCGCACCTGCCTGGTCATGTACGGGGGAGGAGTGCTCTTTTACCCccgcaggggcaggctgggaggtatgTTCTAGCACCCCCAACTTCCTGGTCTGGGTCAGTGCAGGTCTCCACTTgcctttccaaaatgaaaattaaacatCCGTTCAATTTGTTATTGCTTTAGTTCATGCAGCTTGGAGAAACCTGCAATGATTGAATAGATTCCACCTTCAGCTTTTTGGCTTCTAGTTTTAAGATCAACAAAAAAGGAATTGCATGTAAACACTGAAGAATAATACCTGGACTTGGTATAATccaacaaatttaaaaatatatattttcatggCTTTTCATGTCGCTACTGCTTTACAGAACAGATGTGTTTGTAGGTATTGAGTTGCATTTATTGACTCAAAACTTCCATTGGTTTCACAGACATAAAAATCTCCAATATGTAAGTGTTCGCCAGGGCCTCCCGCAAATGCTGAAGCCAAACTTTACGATGGTTGGGGTAatccagttgacttcagtggaaatacTTTCATCAGTTAAGCATGTTCCTATATGTTTGCACTGTTGAGATTAAACTGGAAGAGAGACTTGAGTTTGGCTGAAGTACTATGCTGTTAGGGttatttcattattaaatttTTGGATGTCTGAAATTAAACAAGGGAGAATAACAAGGTGGGCAGCAGTAACAGATTAAGTGATCTGTTGAAGTTATTTTTCTGCCCTATTCTATGATTTCATGTCTAGGTTATCAGTTCTTCGGACTCTGTCACAGTGAAGAAATCTGGAAAgctgctttctttaaaaatagaTATACGTAGGCAGAGattattgaacaagctttattACTGTACTAACTTCTTTATTTTGCATataaaagttttatttaaaaaaacctgttatTGGTTACAAGAACCAGTGGCTACATTTTTTTAACTTGTCTTAAAACAAAGATTGGAGTTTTTAATATAAAGCTAATCTAAAGAAATGTAATGTGCAAGGAAGATTTTaagtcacttaattttttttttaatcataaattCTTACCTAGTTTTCCTTAATCTTGCGGATATGTAACAGTTATCCTACCAAGTAAGAACatgtatataattttattttttttaattcagaatgTTTTCCCTTTCACAATAACATTTAAAGCCACATCTCAGCAATTTCCTTTATGTAAAAAAGCTTCAGCAAATAGCTTCCCAGGACTGATGAGTTGTTCCAGGTGTTTGCTGCAGCTGTTTTGTCAAAGGATGCCCCCTGTAGCTGTGTTCCATCTGAGTGAAGTGACACCCTTTGAAGTTAAGACACAGTAGCCACTCAAGCAACTTGTTCTTAAATCAGCAACTTGCTGGGAAATAAGTGAGCTGTAAGCCAGCCCTTTATGAAAAAATCGGGTTTTTATTGTACTGTCATTTTGATTGAATTAGTAAAGAGCTGTAGATTGAAGTTTGGTTGGAtctaatttatatttatttatttgcagttGGTCATTTGTCATTGGTAGCTGTTTGTTGGCTGCAAGTTTATCTCTTGCTTTTTACTGCATATTATATCTTGAATGGTACTGTAGAATTGAAGACTACGATGCCAAATATCCAGTATTGATACCTGTCACAACTGCAACTTTTATTGCAGCAGCAATTTGGTAAGTTATGATTTTGCAGAAAGACGAAAAAAAATTCAAGACCTAAATAGATTTTTATCAATGCTCCAGGCTCTCAAATTTAGTACCTAATggatatttaatttaaaaaatcactcCGTGTTTTTGTGCATCTTCTAATGTGGATCACATTATTAATATAGTCCTACAGAGCTCACTTTTTTAATATTCATGAGTTTAGATTCTGCCACCTCCACCATGCTTtttttctgccaccatgctttttTTAGTAATACCATCttgtacagcagtggttctcaaccagggtgctgcagtaccCTAGAGATCCTTTCAGAGGTGCTGTGGTGCTGGTGCCTGCTAGTGCTGCCATGGCTAGGGAAAACTGCCCTGTGCATCTCTGTTTCCAGCtgatgtggtgtggggcagtggttATTTACCTTTTTAGACTCTAGGCATGCCTCTGTCTTGTAAAATTGAGCAGCatctcattttaaaaacttaCTTATTACAGTGCATATCTCCTTATAAAGGGGCCAGGCAGAGAcaggggtggcaggaggaggagtagCTGGGCAGGGATGAGCTCTTGCTTATCTTTTGGTAAGGGAAGGAGGCAGGAGGAAAGcaactgggcagggagctgcaacaccttagttgagaatcactgaattaaGGAGAGGGCGCTGTGCTTTGACACCATAGATTCAATGTATTTGTTATATAAAGTATGACTTTATATAACAAACATTTgttatatacatacatttatttatacatttatataataaacatttgttttattggAGGTGATTTTTTTTGCTCTATCTGCTTTAGTTTACTGATGTGTAATTAATAAAATGACTTTTTATATTTGTCCTTCAGGTAACAAAGATTATTTCATTGCatagagaaaaatatttattttagtaaggcttttattTGAGTCATTTTTAAATTCTATTGATATAACAATATCGGACTATGGAAACAAAACTGAAGTTTCTTGTTCTTGTTAACAGTTTCAACATTGCATTATGGCCCGTTTGGTCATTTCTCACCCCTGTGTTGCTGTTCACTCAATTTATGGGAGTTGTGATGCTTATATCACTCCTGGGTTAGGTCCATTAAGGTAACAGACTCTTTCTAATATTTGTGTGCACCTATAAACCTGTATTGTGAATTATAGGAATTGTTTTATTTGTCAAATACCTTATGCTGTaataagaatgaaaaagaaatagaTCTTGGTTTTAAATCCTTTTGGAAAATGCAGCTCATGCTataatttcttctttccttcacaCAAATTTCAGGAGAGAAACAATACAGTTGAGCCAGGGTTGAAATTAATAGCAGGTATGCTGATATTGTTGGTGTGCATATGTTGGATCTTGGGACGTTGTTTCTTGTGCTTAGCATGGtatgggaaaaaataaaagtaacagACTGGGAGAGGAGTAAGTGGCTAGGCAAGGAGACTGGTCACTGAATGAGTAGGAGTGGAAGGCAGGTGAGTGGATGCTGTTTTTCTAGCCTGGGTAAAAGAGGAGCTGCATGAAAGGGTGTGAAGTTTAGTGGAAGAATTTGGGACTTGAAGCAGGAATAACAAAGCATCCTCTGTAAAATAATGCAG
This genomic window from Alligator mississippiensis isolate rAllMis1 chromosome 2, rAllMis1, whole genome shotgun sequence contains:
- the TMEM128 gene encoding transmembrane protein 128 isoform X1 yields the protein MEAGPSERDPFLRLRRHLRQEVESGALLQPPQDGGGAAEESTALEKKEKPLPRLNIHSAFWILASIAVTYYFEFFKTVKETIQADSWSFVIGSCLLAASLSLAFYCILYLEWYCRIEDYDAKYPVLIPVTTATFIAAAICFNIALWPVWSFLTPVLLFTQFMGVVMLISLLG
- the TMEM128 gene encoding transmembrane protein 128 isoform X2, with translation MEAGPSERDPFLRLRRHLRQEVESGALLQPPQDGGGAAESTALEKKEKPLPRLNIHSAFWILASIAVTYYFEFFKTVKETIQADSWSFVIGSCLLAASLSLAFYCILYLEWYCRIEDYDAKYPVLIPVTTATFIAAAICFNIALWPVWSFLTPVLLFTQFMGVVMLISLLG